The window CAAGAAAGCCTGCGTAAAATGAGTGCTGCTGCTTATTGCAAGGCACTGGCAAAATTAACCGATAACCCAAACAAAGCTTTCGTAATCAGTCAGTTTGAACTGGTTGGAAACGATGCAGCTGTTAGTTGCATTGCGCCTTATTTAAAAGATGAAGTGCTTGCCGATCCGGCTGCCAGGGCTTTGGCTAAAATCAATACCGAAAATGCTACCGCTGCTTTGTTGGCTGCCTTGCCGGCAACAAGTGGCAAAGCACAGTTGGCTATTGTTGATGCACTTGGTCACAGCCATTCGAAACAAGCAGCTGAGGCGATAAAAAAACTTTTTGCAGGTAAAATGAGTGGCGATGTAGCTAAAGTTTGTCTCTATGCACTTGCTAACATTGCCGATCCGGCTTCGAAAGAAGTATTGGCGAATAGCGCCAGCAGTGTGGGCTTTAAACCCGAAAACACCAATGCCGTTGATGCTTATCTGGTATATGCCAACAAACTGTTGTTAACCGATAAAGTATTGGCCACAAGTATTGCGAAAGAAATATTAGAAAAAGCAAAAGGCGATGATTTGGTACATACCCGTACGGCAGCATTAAAAATAGTAGCTGCTACCGAGCCCGATTATTTATTGGCTGCTTTAAACGATCCTGATTTTAAATACCGTGCTGCTGCCCTGAAATTTGCTACAGCCAATTTAATTGCCGGCAAAGGAACAGCCGATGCCTGGATTGGTAAATTAGGCAAAGCCGATGCCGAAACACAGGTAGCCATTATCCAAATGCTGGCCCAGGCCAAAGTACAAGCTGCATTGCCTGCGGTAACCAAACTCATTAACAGTAAAGACCAAAGTGTAAAGTTGGCTGCTATTGAAGCTACTGGAAGCATTGGGCAGGAAGCTGCGCTGGCCGCCTTGCTTAAATCGATGACTAAGGCCGATACCTCAACATTAAGTGCCTATAGCAATGCCTTGCTGAGAATAAAAGGAGATGGGGTAACCACGCAGGTAGCTGCCTTTATTCCTAAAGCTAAGCCCGATGCTCAGGTTGCATTAATTAATGTACTGGCTGCCCGTGCAGCGCACAACGAGTTGCCCGCTATTTATAGCCTGCTTAAAAATAAAAACCCCGAAGTTAAAAACGCGGCTTACAGGGCACTATCTACAACTGTAAATGCACAGGATTTACCGCAGTTGTTTGTATTGTTAAACGAAACTTCCGATCAGACTGAGCTGGTGAGTGTACAGGATGCTGTTATTTCGGCAGTAAAAGGTGGTAAAGAAGAGCAGGTAGATGTAATTTTAAAACAGATGGATGCTGCAACGGCAGAGAAAAAGCCATTGTATTATAAAATATTAGGCAGTTTGGGTGGTAAAAAAGCGTTAGCTGCTGTTTCTGCAGCTTTCAGTACTGGAGGCGATGCGGATAAGCAGGCTGCTTTACTGGCTTTATCATCGTGGAACGATAGCGGATCGGCAGATGAGCTGATTAAAATAGCACGTACCACTACCAATGCAGAATACCTTAACCAGGCTTTAAAAGGATATTTAAGATTGATTAATACTTCGGGCGCTGCTCCTGAGCAAAAACTGTTGATGTTGCGCAATGCGATGGCGGTAGCTAAAACCACAGCGCAGCAGCAGGAGATTTTAAAATCTGCTGATCAGGCCAAAGCCTTCAATACTTTAATTTTTGCGGGTAAATATCTTGACGATGCAGGGCTGCAACAAGCCGCTGCCACCACGGTGATGAATGTAGTAATGGCCGGAAAATACAATGGCATCATTGTAAAAGATTTGATCAATAAAACCATCCAGGTACTAAAAGGTGCCGATGCCGAATACCAGAAAGAAGGCTTACGCAAATACCTTGCAGAAATGAAAGAAGGCGAAGGTTTTGTTTCGATGTTTAACGGAACCGACTTAACAGGCTGGAAAGGTTTAGTAGCCGATCCGATAAAAAGGGCCAAAATGGATGCCGCTACCCTGGCTACTGAACAAGCTAAAGCCGATGCCGAGATGAAAGAAAGCTGGAAAGTGGTAAACGGCGAGCTGCAGTTTCAAAGCCACGGCAATAACCTGGCTACCTTAAAAAAGTACGGCGATTTTGAAATGCTGGTAGACTGGAAAATTATCGACGATAAAAAAGGAGAAGGCGATGCGGGTATTTACCTGCGCGGCACGCCACAGGTGCAGATCTGGGATAATGCCCGTGTAAAAGTAGGTGCCCAGGTCGGTTCGGGCGGTTTGTACAACAACCGTGTAAATCCGAGCAAGCCATTGGTAGTGGCCGATAACAAACTCGATGAGTGGAATACTTTCAGGATCTTAATGCATGGCGATAGGGTTACCGTGTACCTGAACGGACAATTGGTAACTGATAACGTAGTGCTCGAAAATTACTGGGATAAAAACCTGCCTATTTTTGCCGAAGAGCAAATCGAATTACAGGCACACGGATCGCCGGTAGCTTACCGCGATATTTTTATCAGGGAAATACCAAGACCAAAACCTTTTGAGTTAAGTGCCCAGGAGAAAAAAGAAGGTTATAAAGTATTGTTCGATGGTACCAATATGCACAGCTGGACCGGAAATACAACCGATTATATTATCGAAGACGGAAATATTGCCATCAGGCCGAAACCAGGTAAAGGATCGGGAGGTAATTTATTTACCAAAGATGAGTATAGCGATTTCGTATACCGTTTTGAGTTTAAATTAACTCCGGGTGCCAACAACGGTTTAGGAATCAGAGCTCCTTTTGAAGGCGATGCGGCTTATGAGGGGATGGAGTTACAGATTTTAGATAACGAGGCCCCTATTTATAAAGATTTGCATGTGTACCAGTACCATGGGTCTATTTATGGCACTATTCCGGCTAAAAGAGGATTTCTAAAACCGGTTGGCGAATGGAATTATGAAGAGGTAGTGGTAAATGGTCCGAAAATAAAAGTAGTTTTAAACGGAACTGTAATTCTGGATGCCGATATTACCGACGCGAGAAAGAATGGTGCTGCCGATCATAAACCACACCCTGGATTACTGCGCGATAGCGGGCACATTGGTTTCCTTGGCCACGGTTCACCGGTAGAATTCAGAAACATCAGGATTAAAGAGCTAAACAATAAAGTAACCAAATAAGATTTATGACTGAAGAAATAAAAGATTCAGCTGCCGATAATTCAAGAAGAAATTTTATTAAAACCACTGCCCTTGCGGCAGCTGGTTTTATGATTGTACCACGCCATGTATTGGGAAAAGGTTACCTGGCACCGAGCGATAGGCTGCAGGTTGCGGGTATTGGAGTAGGCGGTAAAGGTGAAAGCGATTTAACAGGCGTATTTAAAGGGGGCAGATCCGATATCGCTTTTTTATGCGATGTGGACGACAGACGTGCCGCCAATTCGGTAAAACGTTTCCCTAAAGCCAAATATTACAAAGATTATCGCCAGATGCTGGATAAAGAATCCAAAAATATTGATGGCGTAGTCATTTCAACACCCGATCATAACCATGCCATGCAAGCCATGGCGGCCATGCAGTTGGGTAAGCACGTATATGTACAAAAACCATTAACCCACGATATTTACGAAGCCAGAATGCTTACAGAAGCAGCTAAGAAATACCAGGTGGTAACACAAATGGGTAATCAGGGTGCCTCAGGAGAGGGTGTACGTAAACTCAAAGACTGGTTGGATGCCGGCTTGATTGGTAAAGTACATACGGTATATTGCTGGACCGACCGTCCGGTTTGGCCGCAGGGTATTTCGTGGCCAGCTACAGGAGGCAACATCCCTGCCGAACTGGATTGGGATTTGTGGTTGGG is drawn from Pedobacter sp. HDW13 and contains these coding sequences:
- a CDS encoding family 16 glycoside hydrolase, yielding MIKKLIFALLAIVMLQQAIYAQDKTDQRTTTTRIADLLAQLPARDAKQLNRNMQEIADLGEDGYVGLIGGLAPGAKGNAVIEYAVSGFSAYVSKAGQESLRKMSAAAYCKALAKLTDNPNKAFVISQFELVGNDAAVSCIAPYLKDEVLADPAARALAKINTENATAALLAALPATSGKAQLAIVDALGHSHSKQAAEAIKKLFAGKMSGDVAKVCLYALANIADPASKEVLANSASSVGFKPENTNAVDAYLVYANKLLLTDKVLATSIAKEILEKAKGDDLVHTRTAALKIVAATEPDYLLAALNDPDFKYRAAALKFATANLIAGKGTADAWIGKLGKADAETQVAIIQMLAQAKVQAALPAVTKLINSKDQSVKLAAIEATGSIGQEAALAALLKSMTKADTSTLSAYSNALLRIKGDGVTTQVAAFIPKAKPDAQVALINVLAARAAHNELPAIYSLLKNKNPEVKNAAYRALSTTVNAQDLPQLFVLLNETSDQTELVSVQDAVISAVKGGKEEQVDVILKQMDAATAEKKPLYYKILGSLGGKKALAAVSAAFSTGGDADKQAALLALSSWNDSGSADELIKIARTTTNAEYLNQALKGYLRLINTSGAAPEQKLLMLRNAMAVAKTTAQQQEILKSADQAKAFNTLIFAGKYLDDAGLQQAAATTVMNVVMAGKYNGIIVKDLINKTIQVLKGADAEYQKEGLRKYLAEMKEGEGFVSMFNGTDLTGWKGLVADPIKRAKMDAATLATEQAKADAEMKESWKVVNGELQFQSHGNNLATLKKYGDFEMLVDWKIIDDKKGEGDAGIYLRGTPQVQIWDNARVKVGAQVGSGGLYNNRVNPSKPLVVADNKLDEWNTFRILMHGDRVTVYLNGQLVTDNVVLENYWDKNLPIFAEEQIELQAHGSPVAYRDIFIREIPRPKPFELSAQEKKEGYKVLFDGTNMHSWTGNTTDYIIEDGNIAIRPKPGKGSGGNLFTKDEYSDFVYRFEFKLTPGANNGLGIRAPFEGDAAYEGMELQILDNEAPIYKDLHVYQYHGSIYGTIPAKRGFLKPVGEWNYEEVVVNGPKIKVVLNGTVILDADITDARKNGAADHKPHPGLLRDSGHIGFLGHGSPVEFRNIRIKELNNKVTK